From the Hylaeus volcanicus isolate JK05 chromosome 4, UHH_iyHylVolc1.0_haploid, whole genome shotgun sequence genome, one window contains:
- the LOC128875820 gene encoding uncharacterized protein LOC128875820 isoform X1, translating to MTSSRRTVQHRSSNIIQVNSAPLCTPVSSVWSTRQNFAGPVEIVVARKILPRGIFIMLEPLIVLTVLNCFFMFSSTVTTCALWWQYRSHRCCFKKDPASQAAREAFSKLKSTYVSKTSKKPGVSRNEPGRGSPKQTEKSISRSKSNSAVNHEAKSKRTSKQKAKSDPKHLSQNKSPSEERIPSTETIGNWDLEDKTRMSEASQTVNDGKSAVVMEYSTVQKIVQILDDDTDLNATKLAIKELNAKQNGEEKKSDFDSGKSEAIPAYTPQT from the exons ATGACGTCGTCTCGACGAACAGTGCAG CATCGTTCGTCAAATATCATCCAAGTGAACTCGGCGCCACTATGCACACCGGTGTCTTCCGTTTGGTCGACACGTCAAAATTTCGCTGGTCCAGTCGAGATCGTCGTCGCTAGAAAGATCCTGCCGCGTGGGATCTTTATCATGTTGGAGCCGCTGATAGTGCTGACAGTGTTGAACTGTTTCTTCATGTTCAGCTCGACGGTGACGACCTGCGCGTTATg GTGGCAATACAGAAGTCATCGGTGCTGTTTCAAGAAAGACCCCGCGTCACAGGCGGCGAGAGAGGCTTTCTCCAAGTTGAAGAGCACCTACGTGTCCAAGACCTCGAAGAAGCCTGGAGTTTCGAGGAACGAGCCTGGACGTGGCTCTCCGAAGCAAACAGAGAAATCCATCAGTCGCAGCAAGTCGAACTCGGCGGTGAATCACGAAGCCAAGAGCAAGAGGACGTCGAAGCAAAAGGCCAAGTCCGATCCGAAGCACCTGTCTCAAAATAAATCGCCAAGCGAGGAAAGAATTCCGTCCAC GGAAACGATCGGAAACTGGGACCTCGAGGACAAGACGAGGATGTCGGAGGCGTCGCAGACAGTGAACGACGGAAAGTCAGCGGTAGTGATGGAGTACTCGACGGTGCAGAAAATCGTGCAGATTCTCGACGACGATACCGATTTAAACGCCACCAAATTGGCCATCAAGGAGTTGAACGCCAAACAGAACGGCGAAGAGAAGAAGTCTGACTTCGATAGCGGAAAGTCTGAGGCGATCCCCGCGTACACACCTCAGacttaa
- the LOC128875819 gene encoding alpha-tocopherol transfer protein-like: MTLLPPTAEQQKRIDEEVPPNPEMRRRDVAAIREWLSKQPHLPNHMDDARLERFLFGCKNSIERCKLILERYFSVRTAIPEFFSLRDPFSRDIQECCEAIHYFVLPSLTEDGHRVTVLRLRNTSVENFSIQSISKRILMVLDARLMEERCLSNIMVIDLEGFSVVHFTKCSPTQSVVRKSMMAVQDSMPLRLHRVHFLHAPAFIESILNIFYPLLKDKLVQKFRVHTGGGEELYSYMDKDMLPKEWGGKAGSFDELNDAWKKKIEKNRDWYLREEKLSRTDESARLPESKSRLLVELEGMQGSFRKLNID; encoded by the exons ATGACGCTGTTACCACCGACGGCTGAGCAACAGAAACGCATCGACGAGGAAGTTCCGCCTAATCCTGAGATGAGGAGACGCGACGTCGCGGCGATACGCGAGTGGCTCTCGAAGCAGCCTCATCTACCTAATCACATGG ATGACGCGAGACTCGAGAGGTTCCTGTTTGGATGCAAGAACAGCATCGAGAgatgcaaattaattttggaacGATACTTCAGCGTGCGTACAGCCATACCAGAATTCTTCTCTCTGCGTGACCCATTCTCACGGGACATTCAAGAATGCTGCGAAGCCAT ACACTATTTCGTTCTGCCATCCTTGACGGAGGACGGACACCGCGTAACAGTCCTACGCCTGCGAAACACCTCCGTAGAGAATTTCTCCATTCAATCGATTTCCAAACGCATCCTTATGGTCCTGGACGCCCGGTTGATGGAGGAACGTTGCCTCTCCAACATCATGGTCATCGATCTCGAG GGTTTCAGCGTAGTCCATTTTACGAAGTGCAGCCCAACGCAGAGCGTCGTGAGAAAATCGATGATGGCGGTGCAGGACAGCATGCCCCTGCGACTGCACAGAGTCCATTTTCTTCACGCGCCGGCGTTCATCGAGAGCATCCTGAATATATTCTATCCCCTTCTTAAAGACAAACTCGTCCAAAAG tttcgTGTGCACACTGGTGGCGGAGAGGAGTTATATTCCTATATGGACAAGGATATGCTTCCGAAGGAATGGGGAGGCAAAGCGGGCAGCTTCGACGAGTTGAATG acGCATGGAAGAAGAAGATCGAAAAGAACAGAGACTGGTACCTACGAGAAGAGAAACTCAGTCGAACGGACGAAAGCGCTAGACTACCGGAATCTAAATCCAGACTGCTGGTGGAATTAGAAGGAATGCAGGGCTCCTTTAGAAAACTCAACATCGATTAG
- the LOC128875820 gene encoding uncharacterized protein LOC128875820 isoform X2, which produces MLEPLIVLTVLNCFFMFSSTVTTCALWWQYRSHRCCFKKDPASQAAREAFSKLKSTYVSKTSKKPGVSRNEPGRGSPKQTEKSISRSKSNSAVNHEAKSKRTSKQKAKSDPKHLSQNKSPSEERIPSTETIGNWDLEDKTRMSEASQTVNDGKSAVVMEYSTVQKIVQILDDDTDLNATKLAIKELNAKQNGEEKKSDFDSGKSEAIPAYTPQT; this is translated from the exons ATGTTGGAGCCGCTGATAGTGCTGACAGTGTTGAACTGTTTCTTCATGTTCAGCTCGACGGTGACGACCTGCGCGTTATg GTGGCAATACAGAAGTCATCGGTGCTGTTTCAAGAAAGACCCCGCGTCACAGGCGGCGAGAGAGGCTTTCTCCAAGTTGAAGAGCACCTACGTGTCCAAGACCTCGAAGAAGCCTGGAGTTTCGAGGAACGAGCCTGGACGTGGCTCTCCGAAGCAAACAGAGAAATCCATCAGTCGCAGCAAGTCGAACTCGGCGGTGAATCACGAAGCCAAGAGCAAGAGGACGTCGAAGCAAAAGGCCAAGTCCGATCCGAAGCACCTGTCTCAAAATAAATCGCCAAGCGAGGAAAGAATTCCGTCCAC GGAAACGATCGGAAACTGGGACCTCGAGGACAAGACGAGGATGTCGGAGGCGTCGCAGACAGTGAACGACGGAAAGTCAGCGGTAGTGATGGAGTACTCGACGGTGCAGAAAATCGTGCAGATTCTCGACGACGATACCGATTTAAACGCCACCAAATTGGCCATCAAGGAGTTGAACGCCAAACAGAACGGCGAAGAGAAGAAGTCTGACTTCGATAGCGGAAAGTCTGAGGCGATCCCCGCGTACACACCTCAGacttaa